Proteins encoded together in one Deinococcus hopiensis KR-140 window:
- a CDS encoding PSP1 domain-containing protein, with protein sequence MLSEVAHAVDTRVVVQGKRGPEVATVRGEAAGPDPQARYGSVLRAATADDLTHWDALHRQGEDLKWLLRARARERGLPVKIVAVEFTLDESLVTVSYSADERIELGGLISELRAHTRARVNFAAVGPREQAQMIGTLGACGRENCSSNHLQEFAPVSIRMARDQQLPLNPEKLSGPCGRLLCCLQYEHTQYLDLLADLPRKNARVCHTESGACGKVVKLNPLAGTVDVHTEGGMLTGVPAAQLTRAPEQAGGKSKRAEP encoded by the coding sequence ATGCTGAGTGAGGTGGCGCATGCGGTGGACACGCGCGTCGTCGTGCAGGGCAAGCGTGGCCCCGAGGTGGCGACCGTGCGCGGCGAGGCCGCCGGGCCGGACCCGCAGGCCCGCTACGGCAGCGTGCTGCGCGCCGCGACCGCCGACGACCTGACCCACTGGGACGCACTGCACCGCCAGGGGGAAGACCTCAAGTGGCTGCTGCGTGCCCGTGCCCGCGAGCGTGGCCTGCCCGTCAAGATCGTGGCGGTGGAGTTCACCCTCGACGAGAGCCTCGTGACGGTGAGCTACAGCGCCGACGAGCGCATCGAGCTCGGCGGCCTGATCAGCGAGTTGCGCGCCCACACCCGCGCCCGGGTGAACTTTGCCGCCGTTGGCCCCCGAGAGCAGGCGCAGATGATTGGTACGCTGGGGGCCTGCGGACGCGAGAACTGCTCTTCGAACCACCTTCAGGAGTTCGCACCTGTCAGCATCCGTATGGCGCGCGATCAGCAACTCCCGCTCAACCCCGAAAAGCTAAGCGGGCCGTGCGGCCGCCTGCTGTGCTGCCTGCAGTACGAGCATACGCAGTACCTGGACCTGCTGGCCGATTTGCCACGCAAGAACGCCCGGGTGTGCCACACAGAAAGCGGCGCGTGCGGCAAGGTGGTCAAGCTCAATCCACTGGCCGGAACCGTGGACGTGCATACCGAGGGAGGCATGCTGACGGGCGTGCCTGCCGCCCAGTTGACCCGCGCGCCTGAGCAGGCGGGCGGCAAGAGCAAACGCGCCGAACCGTAG